The DNA segment GACCGGGGAGATCGTTCCCAGCGGTCCGGCCCCTACAACGGAGGATCAGTCAAATGAAGAGCCCCATGCTGCGTAATGCCCTGCTTGGCTTCAGCCTGCTCGGCGCCCCCCTGGTTCTGGCCGCCTGCGAGGAGCAGGGTCCGGCAGAGCAGACCGGCGAGGCCGTGGACAACGCGGTCGAGGATGCCGGCGAGCAGTTGGAAGATGCCGGTGAGGAGGTCGAGGACCGCGCCGAACAGTAACCGGTCCGGCCTTCGACATATGAAAAGGGCGGGAGCCGCAAGCTCCCGCCCTTTCTCTGTCCGGCCGGGGTGGCGGGACGGCTTCGGGCCGTCCCGCACCGGATCACCAGACCTTGCACTGGGTCTCCCGCACCATGGCGTCGCCGGGCTTGCAGTTGAAGGCCTTGGCGAAGTCGGCGGAGTTGGAGACGACACCGTTGACCCGGTACTCCGGCAGGGAGTGCGGGCCGGTCATCGCCTGCAGCCGCCGCGCCTCGGGCCGGTAGGCGGAGCACCAGACATGGGCCCAGCCGTAGAAGAAGCGCTGGTCCGCCGTCAGCCCGCCGATCTTCTCGGCCATACCCTTCTCGCCCAGCCGCTGGCGCAGAGCCTGTAGGGCGATGCGGGTGCCGCCATGGTCGGCGGTGTTCTCGCCCAGGGACAGCTTTCCGTTCAGCTTCACGTCGCCTTCGGCCACATAGTTGCTGTACTGGTCCACCAGGCACTGGGTCCGCTCCGTGAAGCGTTCCGCGTCCGCCTCGGTCCACCAGTCGGTCAGATTGCCGTCGGCGTCGAACTTGCGGCCCTGGTCGTCGAAGCCGTGCGTGATCTCATGGCCGATGACGCTGCCGATGGCCCCGTAATTATAGGCCGGGTCCGCCTTGGGATCGAAGAAGGGCGGCTGCAGGATGCCGGCCGGGAAGTTGATGTCGTTGAAAGTCGGCGAGTAGTAGGCGTTCACCGTGGGCGGGCTCATGAACCACTCGTCCTCATCGACGGGCTTGCCGATCTTGTCCAGGTCGCGCTCGGTTTCGAAGGCGCTGGCCCGCATCGCATTGCCCATCATGTCGCCGGCCTTGACCTCCAGCTTGGAATAGTCGCGCCACTCCTCCGGATAGCCGATCTTGTTGGCCATGGCCTTCAGCTTGGTCCGGGCACGCTCCTGCGTTTCCGGCGACATCCATTGCAGCGTGGCGAGATTGGCGTTGAAGGCTTCCTGGATGTCTTCCACCATCTGGAGCGTGCGGTCCTTCTGGTCGGGGCCGAAGGCCGCTTCCACGAAGTGCTTGCCCAGATCCTCGCCCAGCGCCTGATCGGTGGCGCTGACGCAACGCTTCCAGCGGGGGCGCAGCTCCTGCGCGCCGGACAGGGTGCGGCCGTAGAAGGCGAAGTTCTCCTGGACGAACGCGTCCGGCAGCCAGGGAGCCGCATCGCTCAGCGTGTGCCAGGTGAGATAGGCCTTGAGGTCGTCCAGCGAGCTCTCGTTCAGCACGGTGCCGAGCTGCTCGAAGAAGGCCGGGCTGCCGATGTTCAGCTTGTCCAGCTCTGGCGCGCCGATCGTCTGCACATAGGAGGCGAGATCGAAGCCGGGGATGGAGAATTCCTTGATGGTGGTGGGGTTGTAGACCTTCTCCGGATCGCGGCGGGACACCCGGTCCATGGACGCTTCGGCCAGGCTGGTCTCCACGCGGAACACGGCTTCGGCCTGCTTCGCCGCTTCCGCCTCGCTCAGCCCGGCCAGGGTGAACATGCGGGTGATGTGGGCGCGATAGGCCTCGCGCTGGGACTTCGCCTTCTCGTCATCCTTGAAGTAGAAGTCGCGATCCGGCAGCCCGAGCCCGCCCTGGTCGAAGGCGGCGATCACCTGGGTGACGTCCTTCAGGTCCTGCTCCGACCCGAAGCGGAAGAATGCGCCGACGCCATGCTTCTGCAGGTCGGCCACCAGCGTGGCCAGCTCCTTCTTGTCCTTCAGGCCGTTGATCCGGTCCAGAATCGGCTGGATCGGGGTGAGCCCCTTCTTCTCGATCCCGGCCTCATCCATGCAGGCGGCGTAGAAGGTGCCGATCTTGGCGGTATCGCCCGACGGATTCGCGGCCGCCTTCTCAAGCACAGTGCGCAGGAGGGCCTGATTGCTCTCGGACAGCAGGTTGAAGCTGCCCCAGCGGGACTGGTCCTCGGGGATGGGGTGGGCGGCGATCCAGGGGCCGCAGGCATGCATGAAGAAGTTGTCGCACGGGCTGACGCCCTCATCCAGCACCGGCAGGCCGGGTGCTGGCGGCTGGGCCGCCTTGCCGGCTGCGGCAGGCGCCTGGGCGACCTGGGCCGGCGCCGTATCCGACGCCATGGCCGTTCCGGCCAGCAGCGCCATGGTCAGCGCGGCCAGCCCGCTGCATGTCAAATAGCCTCGCATGGTTGATTCTTCCCCTGGTCAGTCATTCTCCGCCGCCCGACAGCGGCGGCGGGAGCGTAGCATGGGCTAACGCACCGTGAAGAGGCTGTAGGTAACCGGTTTGTAACGGATGATGCGCGGGCCATGCCGGCCCGTCCGCCTTCCTTTCGCGGGCATCCTCCCCCGGGCAGGCAAGGCCGCCGGATCGCCGTCTGCCCTAGGATGTGAGGGACCGGATCAGCGGCTCCGCCGGCTCCGGTCCCAGCAGCATGCGCAGGTTCGCGGCCAATGCCGCCGCCGGATCGGCGCCATGCTGCGGCAGGGCCGGGTGCGATGCCAGTACCGCCTGCTCGATCCGCTCCGCCTCCAGCTCCGTCGCCTTGATACGGGTGCGCAGCGCCTCCGTGTCGGCGTCCGGAGCGGGGACGGGACCGGTCTTCAGCCTACGGCGGACCTCGCGCAGCGGCACGACCACCTCACGATGCCAGCCGACAACGGCTTCGCGCGCGGCCGCGACCTCCCCGGCCGTGAGAAGATGCCCGTGCTCCGCCCCGGTCCAGGCGGCCCAGAGCAGCAGGTTGACATCCGCCCCGTGCCGGTCCTGCGCCTCCAGGCAGGCCGCCGCCACGCCGGGCCGGCCATAGACCCGCAGGGACCAGCTCCAGAGGTCGCTCACGCGATGCCCCGTCAGTTGAAATCGCCGAGATAGATGCCGAGGCCGCGGGCGGTCTGCACCAGGGTGCCGTCCACATCCACGCTGGCATAGGTGGCGATGGCCTCCTCGATCGGCACGTCGATGATCTGGCGGTTGCTCCAGGCCAGGATGCGGTCGGACCTGCCCTCCGCGATCAGGTCCACGGCCTTGACGCCGAAGGCGCTGGCCAGCAGCCGGTCGCGGTAGCTGGGCGGGCAGCCGCGCTGCACATGGCCCAGCACGGTCACGCGCGTCTCCGCCCCCGTCGCCTCGGCGATCAGGTGGCCGATATAGTTGCCGATGCCGCCGTGGCGCTTCTGCCCGTCGGAGAATTCCCGCTGGGGGATCGTACCCTCCGCCGTCTTCACCGCCTCCGACACCACGATCATGGCGAAGTTGCGCCCGCCCTCCTGCACCCGGCGGATTTTCTTCGCGATCCCCTCGATGGACCACTGGATCTCGGGGATCAGGATCACGTCGGCCCCGCCGGCGATGCCGGCGGCGATGGCGATGTGCCCGGCGTCGCGGCCCATCACCTCCAGCACCATGACGCGGTCATGGCTGGCCGCGGTGGGCTGCAACCGGTCCAGCGCCTCCGTCGCCACTGCCACCGCGGTGTCGTAGCCGACGCTGGATTCCGTGATGCCCAGATCGTTGTCGATGGTCTTGGGGATGCCGATCAGCTTGATATCGCCCAACTGGGCCAGCTTGCGCAGGATGGCCATGGAGCCGTCGCCGCCGATGCCGATCAGCGCCTCCACCCCCAGCTCCCGCAGGCCGCCGATGATCTCGGCCGAGCGGTCCTTCCGGCTGCCGTCCGCCATGGGATAGGCGAAGGGGTCGCCCTTGTTGGTGGTGCCCAGGATCGTGCCGCCCTGGCGCATCATGTTCCCGTCGACCGCGTTCAGGTCCAGGTTCCAGTAGCGCACCGGCCGGGTCAGCAGCCCCTGCGTCCCGTCCTCGATCCCCAGCACCTGCCAGCCGTAATGGGTGGCCCGGTGCACGGCGGCGCGGATCACCGCGTTCAGCCCGGCGCAGTCGCCGCCGCTGGTCAAGATACCGATACGCTTCTCACCTGCCATGGCCGACCGTCCGTCGCTCTCATGTTGGAAATGGTGCAATGTACGGAAGAATGGGGGAAAATCGGGGCGGGCCGCAACCGTGCCGCCGGTCGCCCGCGCAAAAATGAAGGGCGCAACCGGCGCCCGACCTGTGGTAAAGAACCATCCGAATTCTGTACCGGCGACATAGTGACGATGACGGGACAACAGGCGCTGAAGGAAAAGCTCGCGACCCTCCGTACGGAGCACCGCGACCTTGACGATGTGATCGCGCACCTGACCGAACAGGCGCCTATCGACCAGCTTCAGATCCAGCGGCTGAAGAAGCGCAAGCTTCTGCTGAAGGACATGATTGCCCGGATCGAGAGTGAGCTGCTGCCCGACATCATCGCCTGACGGCTCCGCTTTCCGCGCCCTTGCGCCAGCGCCGCCGATTCCTATAATCCCCGCTTTCCCGCGCCGAGCCTGACCGCTTCGGCGCTGGTCTGTTTTAAGGGAGCCGTTCCATGGCCGCCGACAACAGCGCCGCCGCCCCGCTGGTGGGCATCATCATGGGCAGCCAGTCCGACTGGCCCACCATGAAGCACGCGGCCGATGTGCTGGAGGAGCTGGGCGTTCCGTACGAGGCGCGCGTCGTCTCCGCCCACCGCACGCCGCAGCGGCTGTACGACTACGCCACCACCGCCAAGGGCCGCGGCATTAAGGTGATCGTCGCCGGGGCCGGCGGGGCCGCCCATCTGCCCGGCATGGCGGCCGCCATGACCACCCTGCCGGTCTTCGGCGTGCCGGTGGAAAGCCGCACCATGAAGGGGCTGGACAGCCTCTATTCCATCGTCCAGATGCCGGGCGGCGTGCCGGTCGGCACGCTGGCCATCGGCAAGGCCGGGGCGACCAATGCGGGGCTGCTCGCCGCCTCCGTGCTGGCGCTGGGCGACTCCCGGTTGGATGCGGCGTTGACGTCTTGGCGGAACCGGCAGACCGAGAAGGTGGCCGAATTCCCCGTGGACGAACAGCAGGGCTGACGCCGCCCGCCGCGACGATATGAGGATTGCAGACGTGACGCCCCTTCCGCCCGGCTCCACCATCGGCATGCTGGGGGCCGGCCAGCTCGGCCGCATGACGGCGCTGGCCGCGGCCAATCTCGGCTACAAGCTCCATGTCTTCTCGCCGGAAGGACCGGACAGCCCCTGCGCCCAGGTGGCCGCGGCGCGGACGAAGGCCGACTGGCACGACCGCGACGCCCTGGCCCGCTTCGCGGCCGCGGTGGATGTGGTGACGCTGGAGTGGGAGAACGTGCCCACCGCCACGGTGGATTTCCTTGCGGCGCGCGTGCCCACATATCCCGCCGCCTCCGTCCTCGCCGTGGCGCAGGACCGGCTGCGGGAGAAGAGCTTCGCCAACAGCCTCGGCATCGGCACGGCCCCGTTCCGGGCGGTGCGCGGCGCGGCGGAGCTGGCCGATGCCGTGGCGGAGATCGGCGCGCCGTCTGTGCTGAAATCCACCCGCATGGGCTATGACGGCAAGGGCCAGGTCCGCATCAAGGCCGATACCAGCCTCCCCGACGCCTGGGCGGAGATGGGGGCGGACGAGGGCATCCTGGAAGGCTGGGTCGCCTTCGATCTGGAAATCTCCGTCATCGTCGCCCGCCGCGCGGATGGGGAGATGGCGGCCTATCCGGCCGTGGAGAACCGGCACCGGAACGGCATCCTGGACGTGACCATCGCCCCCGCCGCCATCCCGCCGGAAACGGCGGCGGAGGCCGGGCGCATCGCCACGGCGCTGGCGGAGGCGCTGGGCGTTGTCGGGCTGCTGGCGGTGGAGATGTTCGTGACGCCGGACGGGCGGGTGCTGGTCAACGAGATGGCGCCCCGCCCGCACAATTCCGGCCACTGGACCCAGGATTTCTGCCAGACCAGCCAGTTCGAGCAGTTCGTGCGCGCCATCTGCGGCCTGCCGCTGGGGCCGACGGGCGCGACCTGCCCCTGCAGCATGACCAACCTGATCGGCGACGATGTCGACCAGTGGCCGGTCCTGCTGGCGGAGCCAGGGGCGAAGCTGCATCTCTACGGCAAGGGCGAGGGCCGCCCCGGCCGCAAGATGGGCCACGTCAACCGGCCCCGCTGACCGGAATCAGCCGGCGAAGCCCGGCGTGGGGCGCAGCCCGATCAGGGCCGGCTGGTTGTTCCGGGTGGTATCGCCCGTGACCGTGTTCCAGTTGAAATGCGGGCTGCCGGGATCGAAGCAGAACTGGTCGAAGACGCCGTTGCTGCCCGCGATCCCGAGCCAGCCATAGCCGACGCCGCCGGGATGGTCCGGGTTCGTGATCCCGCAGGGCGGGCACTCGGTCGCGGCCTCGTAGTCCCGGCTGTCGGTGAAGTCCCCCATGCTCAGATGCGGGACGGAGGAGCTGTCGCAGACCGGCACCAGCCAGGCCTCGCTGCCCGTAAGGCCGGCCGCCCGGTTCTTGGACAGGTCCATGCGGACCGGGGTGCCGACCACCAGCATGATATGGCCGGTGTCGCCCTTCTCGGGCTGGAAGCTGGTGGCGCTGGCATAGCCGCCCAGGGCATAGGCGACGATGTCGCCGGGCTGGAGATCCCCGATGGCCACCTGCTGGAACGCCGGCCCGCCCACGGCGCCATAGCGGTAGTAGATGTAGGCCCGCGGCCAGGGGCAGGGGTCCGTGGGGAAATGCTGGGCGCGGAAGCCGGCCACGGCCTCATAGGCCTGCGGCAGCACCATGCCCAGCAGATAGCTGACCCAGCCGGAACAGTCGGTGCGGGTATAGGGACCGGCCGGCCCCATGTTCCCGCCCACCCAGGCCGGCCTGCCGGTCGCCGCCACATAGGGCGCGCCGCCCTGCGTGCAGTAGGAATAGACGGTGTTCTGCGGCGCGGCTTTCAGCGCGTCCGCGATCTGCGCCGCAAGCGCCGTCATGGACGTCGCGGCGGCAGGCAGGTAGTCGGCGAGCGACGGGAATATCTGCGCAGGCTGAGAGGCGGACATGCTGGCCCTTTCGGCATATTGCACATACTACTTCAAGTATATGTCATATGCCTGATGCCGCCGCAATCCTGCGCACGGGCGGCCGGTGCCGTCAGGCGCTTCCTGGACCGTTCTCCGGGTCGGTCCGGTCGGACCGTTCCAGGCGGTGTCCGTCCACGTCGCGCAGCGTCTTGGCGCGGGTTACGTCCTGCCGCTGCCGCTCCGCCTTGGTAGCGCCATGTTTGACGCGGTTGATGGCGGCTTGGCGGGACTTTTCCTCCCGCTCCTTCTGCTTGCGGAACCGGTTCAGGTTGACGACGTCTCCCATGGCTCACTCCCGCTGGGCTGATGGCATGACAGCTTAGCCGAAGCGGGCGGACCTGCAAAAGCCGGAACTCCGCAACCAGCCGGTTCAAAGGGAGCTGCGGCGGCGCTATGCTCCGGCTGGAGCAGTGGAACTCCTGGATATTGGATTGGCGCAGGTGAAAAAGGTTCTGATCGGGGGCGGCGCGGTCATCCTGCTGGGGGCGGGCGCCCTGCTGGCCGCCCCGAACTTCATCGACTGGAACCAGTACAGGGACGAGGTCGCGACCGCGTTGGAGTTGGCTACCGGCCGGTCCGTCGCGATTGCGGGCGATCTTGACCTCGCCCTGCTGCCGAAACCCGTCCTTTCGGCCAGCGGCGTCAGCCTGCGCCCGGACGGCGCGCAGGACGGGGATGCCGCTCCGCTGGCCGAAATCCGGGCGGTGGACCTCTCCGTCCGTCCCTGGGCATTGCTGCGCGGCGAAGTGCAGGTGGAAAAGCTGTCGCTGGTTGAGCCGCGGATGCGGGTGGAGTTGCTGCCCGGCGGCGATATGCTGATGCCCATCGATCCGGGCGCGTTGGGCGGCAATCTACGCATCGACCGGCTGGACGTGCGGAAAGGAACCCTGACCCTGGTGGACCGCCGTGGGGTCTCGCCGCGGCAGTTCACGGCGGACGAGGTGACGGGCACTGCGGATGCCGGCGGGGCGGACGGCCCCTACCACTTCAACGGCAGCTTCGCGCTGCGCGGTCAGCCCCTCTCGCTCGACGTCACCAGCGGGCGCATGGCTGCGGGGCAGGCGCTTCCGCTACGCCTCGTGCTCGGCCTGCCGGACGGGGCCGCCGCCCGCTTCTCCGGCATGCTGGACCATGACGGCCAGCCCGGCCTGGAAGGGGAAATCCAGGCGCAAGGAAATCGGCTTTCCCCCATGATCGCGGCTGTGCGCACTGTGGCGGGACAGGCTGATCCGGATGCCGCTATTCCGGCCGGCGACCAGCCCTTCACGTTGCGGGCCCGCCTGGACTGGCAACCGGCCCTGCTGGCACTGGACGGGATCGAGGCGTCGGTCGGCGACAGCCGCGCGGTCGGCAGCGCCGAAATCCCGCTGCAGGCGGCGGACCGGCCGGGCAGCCTGGTGCTGTCCTTCACCCAGCTTGACCTGGACGCCTGGACCGGGGGGGAGCTTCCGGCTTTGCCGACGGCGGCCCGCTTCGATCTGGACCTGCTGGCGGATGCCGTGATCCTGCGCGGCGGCGCCCTACGGGACGCCAGCCTCGTCGGGCGGCTGGAGGAGGGCACGCTGACGCTGGAGCGGGCGGCTGCAACACTGCCCGGCGGCACCGCGGTCAGCCTGGACGGCGCAATCGCGGGCAGTGCGGGTCGGCCCGACTTCGACCTTGCCCTGTCAGCCGAGACGGAAACCCTGCGGGACACCCTGGCCTGGGCCGGGCTGGACGTGGCGAACGTACCGCTGGAATGGCTGCGCCACGCGCGCCTCAAGGCCCGTGTCCAGGGCCATCCCCAAGACCTTCGCCTTTCAGACGTGGAAGCGGAGCTGGATACCACCAAGCTCACCGGTGCGCTGTCCTACAACGGCATGGGCAGGCCCGGCATCGGGCTGAGGCTGGATGCCGACCGGCTGGACCTGGACGCCTATCTCGGCGACCAGTTGCCGCCCGCCGGGCGGATTGCGGAATGGGCGCAGGACGTCGACCTGAATCTTGAGGCTGGGATCGGCCATCTCCGTCTCGGCGGAATTCCCGTGGAGGGGCTCGCCCTGTCCGGCACTCTGGCGCAGGGCGTGATCGAACTGCGGGAATTGTCGGCCAAGTCCGCTGCCGGGATGTCCGGCCGGATCAGCGGCCGGGTCGGCGGGCTGTTCCCGCTGAAGACCTCCACCTTGATGGTGACGGCCCAGGCGGAAACGCTGGCCCCCCTGTTCCGCGCCCTGGAACTGACCCCGCCCGTTCCGCCGGAGCGGCTGGGGGCGGTCACGCTGAACGGACGCATGGTGGGCGATGCCGCCCGCATGGCGCTGGAAGTGAATGCCGGTTTCCTGGACGGCACCGTGCAGGCCGGCGGCGAGTTGCGCGGGCTGGATGGTAAGCCCGAAGCCGATCTCAAACTCCGAGGCACCTTCCCGGAACTGGTGGATGTGGTCCGCCTTGCCCGGCCCGAATGGCAGCCCGGCACTCCGCGGCTCGGCGGCATGGATCTGTATGCCGAGCTGTCGGGGCCGGCGGACGATCTCTCCGCCCGCTCCATCATGGGCACGGTGGGGCCGACGACCGTATCGGGTGAGGCCGCGCTGGACCGCACCGGCGACCAGCCATCCCTGACCGCCCGCCTCACCACCGGCCCGCTGGAGCCGGCCATGTTCCTGCCGGCATTGGGACGGACGGATACCGGCATCGACCTGTCCTGGACGGAAAACCTCGCCTTGGCCCTGGAGCTCGGGGCGGAGCGGCTGACCCTTCCGCAGGCCGACCTGGAGAAGGCTTCGCTGGCCATGGCTGTCAGGGACGGCAGCCTCGACATCCATAACCTCTCCGGCCTGTGGCGGGGCGGGGAGCTGGAGCTGGAAGGCCGGCTGAAGCAGGAGCGCGCGGCGGAGGGGAGCGGCCCGCCGCCCGCCGCCGCATCCCTTCGCCTGAAGCTTGCCAATGCCGAATGGCCGGAAGGCGGGGAGGCGGGCAAGGGCGTCGGCCTGTCCGGCGGGCGCTTCGACCTGGATTTCGAGGGGGAGGGAAAGGGCGCCGACCTGGAGACGATCCTGCGGGGCCTGGCCGGGGCCGGCCGGTTCACCCTGCGCGACACGGTGCTGACCGGGCTGGACCTGCAACGGCTGGCGACGGAGCTGGGGGAGGTGAAGGGGAGGGAGCCGGCGGAGGCGCTGCTGAAATCCGCCATCTCCGGCGGCCGTACGCCGGTCGCCAGGGTGGAAGGGCCGGTATCCCTTGAGGACGGGGGGCTGGCGACCAAGGGGCTGACCGCCGAGTCGCCGGCCGGCGAGCTGACTCTGACCGGCCGCCTGAACCTTGGCGACGGAATGCTGGAGGCGGAGCTGGGGATCGATCCCGCCGCACCGCCTGCCGCCCCGGCCCTGACCGTCGCCTTGTCCGGCCCGATCACCGCGCCGGAGCGGCGGATGCAGGCGGACGACCTGCTGGCCTGGGCAGCGGCGCGGGCCGCCTTCGTCCCGCCGCCGCCCTTGATCATCCGGGAGGAGACGTCCGACGGCCTGTCCGGGCCGCCTGCCCCTGCCGCCAGACCTCCCGCCGCCGATATGCCCGCAGTGGAGGAGCAACCACTGGCGCAGCAACCCCTGGCGCAGCAGCAGGAACAGCCGGACGAGCCTCCGCCGGGCACCGACCGGGACCTCTTCATCAAGGGCATCCTGGACAAGTTGAAGGACGGTTCAGGTTCTTGATCTGGATCGGCGGGCGGGCTTGGGCTATGCATGTGGCGGAACACCACCAGCCGGAGGAGCCGTCATGACCAGCCCTGCCATGCTCAAAGGCAAAGCCGCCATCGTCACTGGGTCCACCAGCGGCATCGGGCTGGGCATCGCCCGCTCGCTCGCCCGCGCCGGTGCGGATGTCATGCTGAACGGCTTCGGCGACGCGTCGGAGATCGAGGCGATCCGGCGGGAGATCGAGACCGGGTTCGGTGTCCGCACCTTCCACAGCAGCGCCGACATGTCCAAGCCCGAGCAGATCGAGGCCATGATCCAGCAGACCGCCGAGGGGCTGGGCAGCGTGGACATCCTGGTCAACAATGCCGGCATCCAGCACACGGCGTCGGTGGTGGACTTCCCGCCCGCCAAGTGGGAACAGGTGATCGCCATCAACCTGTCGGCGGTGTTCTACGGCACCCATTACGCCCTGCCGCTGATGCAGGCCAAGGACTGGGGCCGCATCGTCAACATCGCCTCCGCCCACGGGCTGGTGGCCAGCGCCAACAAGTCGGCCTATGTGGCGGCCAAGCACGGCGTCGTCGGCCTGACCAAGGTGGTGGCGCTGGAATGCGCCGAGGGGCCGATCACCTGCAACGCCATCTGCCCCGGCTGGGTGCTGACCCCGCTGGTGCAGAAGCAGATCGATGCGTTGGCCGCGCGGGAAGGCCTGTCCATCCCGGAAGCGGAGGTGAAGCTGCTGGAGGAGAAGCAGCCCACCAAGCGCTTCACCACGCCGGAACAGTTGGGGGAGCTGACGGTGTTCCTGTGCAGCGACGCGGCGGCGAACATCACCGGCGCCTCCCTGCCGGTGGATGGCGGCTGGACGGCCCGCTGAGCCAGTCCCGACAGGAGATATCGTGACAGAATCCGACATGCCGGGCCCCGACGGGGCCGGCAGCAGGTCCAAGCCCGGCCGCCGCAAGGCCGGCACCCGGCCCCCGCTCACCAAAACGGTCAATCTGGCGCTCCAGGGCGGGGGCAGCCATGGCGCCTTCACCTGGGGCGTGCTGGACAAGCTGCTGGAGGACGGGCGACTGGGCGTGGAGGGGATCAGCGGCACCAGCGCCGGAGCCGTCAACGGCGCGCTGCTGTCCTACGGGCTGCTGACCGGCGGGCGGGAAACGGCGCGGGAGCTGCTGCACCGGCTCTGGCGGCGGCTGGCCAAGGCCAATGCCTTCGGGCCGATGTCGCCCTCCTGGCTGTCCGGACTGACCGGCGACCCGCATCTGGACTGCCACCCGGTCTATGCCGGCTTCGACCTGATGATCCGGATGATGAGCCCGTACCAGTTCAACCCGCTGGGGCTGAACCCCTTGCAGGACGTGCTCTGCGGGCTGATCGATTTCGATGTGCTGCGCAAGGCCACCGGCATCCGGCTCTATGTCTGCGCCACCAACGTCACCCAGGGGAAGCTCAAGGTCTTCACCGGGGCGGAGCTGTCCTCCGACTGCCTGCTGGCCAGCGCCTGCCTGCCCTTCCTGTTCCAGGCGGTGCAGATCGACGGGGAGCATTACTGGGACGGCGGCTATATGGGTAATCCCACCATCTACCCGCTGATCCATGACTGCACGGCGCGGGACATACTGGTGGTGCAGGTGACGCCGGTGGAGCGGCCCAGCGTGCCCACCACCCCGACCGCCATCGTGGACCGGGTCAACGAGATCAGCTTCAGCTCCAGCTATCTGCGGGAGCTGCGGTCGGTGGAGCTGATCAACCGCCTGATCGCGGAAGGGCGGCTGACGGCGGAGGAGGCCGGGATGAAGCCCGTCCACCTGCACCGGATCGAGGCGGAGGAGCGCATGGCCCGCCTCGGCGTCTCCTCCAAGCTCAACGCCGACTGGGGCTTCCTGACCGAGCTGCGCGATCTGGGCCGGGACTGCGCCGCCAGATGGCTGGAGCAGCGGTACGATTCGGTCGGGACTGAAAGCAGCTACGAGGTCGGGCGCTTCTTCGTCTGAAGCAGCGCCCGTCCCCTTACGGCCGCCTCAGAGCCAGTCCGGATCGGTTTCCAGCGTGGTGCGGTCCATGCTGGCGACCAGGGCAGCCTGGGCCTCGATCTTCGGCAGTTCCCAGGCGTAGAAGTAGCGGGCGGCGGCCAGCTTGCCCTGGTGGAAGGCGGCATCCCCGCGCCCCTCCGCGATCTGTGCCGCGGAGGTCAGGGCCAGCTTCAACCAGATCCAGGCCATGACCGTGTGGCCGAACATCTCCAGATAGGCCACGGCGTTGGACAGGCTCTCCGCCACCCGGCCTTCCATGCGGGCCTTGGCGACGGCGCGGGTGGTGGCATCCACAGTGCCGAGCGCCTTTGCCAGCGCGTCCGCGAAGCCGGCCAGCAGGGCGGCGTTGCTTCCGCCGGCCTCTCTCGCCTGGGCGATAGCGGCCTGCATCTCCCGCGCCAACAGGGCCAGGGCGGCCCCCTCCTTCATGAACACCTTGCGGCCCAGCAGGTCGGCGGCCTGGATGCCGTAGGTGCCCTCATGGATCGGGTTCAGGCGGTTGTCGCGGTAGTACTGCTCCACCGGATAGTCGCGGGTATAGCCATAGCCGCCCAGAATCTGGATGGCCCATTTGTTGGCCTCCAGGCAGTGCTCCGACGGCCAGGATTTGGCGATGGGCGTCAGGATGTCTAGCAGCAGCCCGACCTCCTCCCGCCGCTCCGCACTCTCCGCCGTGCGCTGCTCATCCACCAGCCGGGCGCAGGCGAGGCAGAGGGCGAGGGCGCCCTCGCTTGCCGCCTTCTGCTGGAGCAGCATGCGGCGCACATCGGAGTGCTCGATGATCGGCACCATGGGGGCCGTGGGGTCCTTCGCCTCCGGCAGGCGGCCCTGCGGCCGGGTGCGGGCGTATTCGGCGGAGTAGCGGTAGCCGGCATAGCCCAGCGCGGCCGCCCCCAGCCCGACGCCGATCCGGGCCTCGTTCATCATATGGAACATGTAGGCCAGGCCGTGATGCTCCTTGCCCACCAGGAAGCCCTGGCAGCGCCCTTCCTCGCCGAAGGACAGGATGGTGCTGGTGGTGCCGCGATAGCCCATCTTGTGCA comes from the Indioceanicola profundi genome and includes:
- a CDS encoding acyl-CoA dehydrogenase, with the translated sequence MSRMDTREIAYLLDGILDLDGLLAKPRFQHVDRSTVEQMLDTAAKLADELFAPHYHAADANEPRVENGRVVMLPEVKRAVDAFAEAGFLAAHHDEERGGLQLPWTIVQACFTYFQAANIATSAYPFLTIGAANLIEAFGSEEQKARYLAHMLTGRFFGTMALSEPQAGSSLADIRTTATPNPDGSYSITGTKQWISGGEHELSENIVHMVLAKIKGAPAGVKGISLFIVPRFRVGEDGGLGQDNDVRLVSLLHKMGYRGTTSTILSFGEEGRCQGFLVGKEHHGLAYMFHMMNEARIGVGLGAAALGYAGYRYSAEYARTRPQGRLPEAKDPTAPMVPIIEHSDVRRMLLQQKAASEGALALCLACARLVDEQRTAESAERREEVGLLLDILTPIAKSWPSEHCLEANKWAIQILGGYGYTRDYPVEQYYRDNRLNPIHEGTYGIQAADLLGRKVFMKEGAALALLAREMQAAIAQAREAGGSNAALLAGFADALAKALGTVDATTRAVAKARMEGRVAESLSNAVAYLEMFGHTVMAWIWLKLALTSAAQIAEGRGDAAFHQGKLAAARYFYAWELPKIEAQAALVASMDRTTLETDPDWL